The following are encoded together in the Salvia hispanica cultivar TCC Black 2014 chromosome 6, UniMelb_Shisp_WGS_1.0, whole genome shotgun sequence genome:
- the LOC125197419 gene encoding GDP-mannose 3,5-epimerase 2-like translates to MGTSGDTVYGEYTYQELEREPYWPPEKLWISITGAGGFIASHIARRLKSEGHYIIASDWKKNEHMPEEMFCHEFHLVDLRVMDNCLKVAEKVEHVFNLAADMGGMGFIQSNHSVIMYNNTMISFNMIEAARINGIKRFFYASSACIYPEFKQLETNASLKEADAWPAEPQDAYGLEKLATEELCKHCNKDFGIECRIGRFHNIYGPFGTWKGGREKAPAAFCRKALTATDKFEMWGDGKQTRSFTFIDECVEGVLRLTKSDFREPVNIGSDEMVSMNEMAEIVLSFDEKKLPIHHIPGPEGVRGRNSDNTLIKEKLGWAPSMKLKDGLRITYFWIKEQLEKVKAKGIDLSTYGSSKVVGAQAPVQLGSLRAADGKE, encoded by the exons ATGGGAACTTCTGGTGATACCGTTTATGGGGAATACACATACCAAGAGCTGGAGAGGGAGCCCTACTGGCCACCAGAGAAGCTCTGGATTTCCATAACAGGAGCTGGTGGGTTTATCGCTTCTCATATTGCTAGGCGTTTGAAGAGCGAGGGTC ATTACATCATTGCTTCCGACTGGAAGAAAAATGAGCATATGCCCGAGGAAATGTTCTGTCACGAATTCCATCTTGTGGATCTGAGGGTGATGGATAACTGTTTGAAAGTGGCTGAAAAAGTTGAGCATGTGTTCAATCTTGCTGCTGATATGGGTGGGATGGGATTCATCCAGTCGAACCACTCGGTCATCATGTACAACAATACAATGATCAGCTTTAACATGATTGAGGCTGCAAGGATTAATGGAATTAAAAG ATTTTTCTATGCCTCCAGTGCTTGTATCTATCCTGAATTCAAGCAGTTGGAAACCAACGCGAGCTTGAAGGAGGCGGATGCATGGCCTGCAGAG CCTCAAGATGCTTACGGGCTAGAGAAATTGGCAACTGAGGAGTTGTGTAAACACTGCAACAAGGACTTTGGAATTGAGTGCCGGATAGGAAGGTTCCATAATATTTATGGTCCATTCGGGACATGGAAAG GTGGGAGGGAGAAAGCACCAGCTGCTTTCTGTAGAAAAGCCCTTACTGCTACTGACAAATTTGAAATGTGGGGAGATGGCAAGCAAACACGATCATTTACATTTATTGATGAATGCGTTGAGGGTGTTTTAAG ATTAACGAAATCCGACTTTCGGGAGCCTGTAAATATTGGAAGCGATGAGATGGTGAGCATGAATGAAATGGCTGAGATTGTCCTGAGCTTCGATGAAAAGAAGCTTCCAATCCATCACATTCCAGGGCCAGAGGGTGTGCGTGGCCGAAATTCAGACAATACTCTAATTAAGGAAAAGCTTGGTTGGGCACCTTCTATGAAACTCAAG GATGGATTGAGAATCACATACTTCTGGATCAAGGAGCAACTCGAGAAAGTAAAAGCTAAGGGCATCGACCTCTCCACCTATGGTTCGTCCAAAGTGGTGGGGGCGCAAGCTCCTGTTCAGCTTGGTTCACTTCGTGCTGCTGATGGCAAGGAATGA